One Streptomyces fagopyri DNA window includes the following coding sequences:
- a CDS encoding ABC transporter permease, with protein sequence MYDPTVARLTYRGLLGRRRALILCVLPALLIVISVAVRGFSGADDQVASDLLGGFALATMVPIIGVIAGTGAIGPEIDDGSVVYLLAKPLKRPTIIFTKLIVAVAVTMAFSAVPTFIAGMILNGNGQQIAVAYTVAALVASIAYAALFLLLGTVTRHAVVFGLVYALVWEALFGSLVSGARTLSVQQWALAVAHKVTGGDLVTSDVGLTTATVLLVAVTVLATWYAGQRLRSLTLAGEE encoded by the coding sequence ATGTACGACCCCACAGTCGCCCGACTCACCTACCGGGGCCTGCTCGGCCGCCGCCGGGCCCTCATCCTCTGTGTGCTGCCCGCCCTGCTCATCGTGATCTCCGTGGCCGTACGCGGCTTCTCCGGAGCCGACGATCAGGTGGCCTCGGACCTGCTCGGCGGGTTCGCGCTCGCCACCATGGTCCCGATCATCGGCGTCATCGCGGGAACGGGCGCGATCGGGCCCGAGATCGACGACGGTTCGGTGGTGTACCTGCTGGCCAAGCCGCTCAAGCGGCCGACGATCATCTTCACCAAACTGATCGTCGCGGTCGCCGTCACCATGGCGTTCTCGGCGGTGCCCACCTTCATCGCGGGCATGATCCTGAACGGCAACGGCCAGCAGATCGCCGTCGCCTACACCGTGGCCGCGCTGGTCGCCTCGATCGCGTACGCGGCACTGTTCCTGCTGCTGGGGACGGTGACCCGGCACGCGGTCGTCTTCGGTCTCGTCTACGCGCTGGTCTGGGAGGCCCTCTTCGGGTCGCTGGTGTCCGGGGCGCGCACGCTCAGCGTCCAGCAGTGGGCGCTCGCGGTGGCCCACAAGGTCACCGGAGGGGACCTCGTCACCTCGGACGTGGGACTGACCACGGCGACGGTACTGCTGGTCGCCGTGACCGTCCTCGCCACCTGGTACGCCGGACAGCGGCTGCGGTCGCTGACGCTGGCCGGCGAGGAGTGA
- a CDS encoding SGM_3592 family protein codes for MAEPQGEGQRGEGRQDEGQRGEGQGSEGPRGAGDLWDDVVLDEDFIRSAGTAEPSARSRMLAARWREGGPDPQPWRSDEPPAGWFFSKARRRRWRRK; via the coding sequence ATGGCGGAACCGCAGGGTGAGGGACAGCGGGGCGAGGGGCGGCAGGACGAGGGACAGCGGGGCGAGGGGCAGGGGAGTGAGGGGCCGCGGGGGGCCGGGGACCTCTGGGACGACGTCGTTCTCGACGAGGACTTCATACGGTCCGCGGGGACGGCCGAGCCGTCCGCCCGCTCCCGTATGCTCGCGGCCCGCTGGCGAGAAGGGGGACCGGATCCGCAGCCCTGGCGCTCCGACGAGCCGCCCGCGGGGTGGTTCTTCAGCAAGGCCCGCCGCCGCAGGTGGCGCCGCAAGTAG
- a CDS encoding HAD family hydrolase yields the protein MSSRTTGSTGPAGAFPYKIVATDLDGTLLRSDDTVSARTRDALAAATAAGAAHIVVTGRAVPWTRHILDDLGYEGLAVCGQGGQVYHAGEHRLLTSVTLDRQLAGLALAKIEAEVGPLLLAASRDGLDGEVLVGPGYRTHDGPLPVVPIKDAADLWSAPLNKVYVQHPTLSDDELAAVAAQVAGGLVGVTMAGAGIVELLPLGLSKATGLSLAARRLGVRAADTIAFGDMPNDIPMFAWAARGVAMAGAHEELKAVADEVTSSNDEDGIAVVLERLLG from the coding sequence GTGAGCAGCCGCACCACCGGATCGACCGGCCCCGCCGGAGCGTTCCCGTACAAGATCGTCGCGACCGACCTCGACGGGACGCTGCTGCGCTCCGACGACACGGTCTCGGCGCGGACACGTGACGCGCTCGCCGCGGCCACCGCGGCGGGCGCGGCCCACATCGTCGTCACCGGCCGCGCGGTGCCCTGGACCCGGCACATTCTCGACGACCTCGGCTACGAGGGGCTCGCGGTGTGCGGCCAGGGCGGGCAGGTCTACCACGCGGGGGAGCACCGCCTGCTCACCTCGGTGACGCTGGACCGGCAGCTGGCCGGTCTGGCGCTCGCCAAGATCGAGGCGGAGGTCGGTCCGCTGCTGCTCGCGGCGAGCCGTGACGGGCTCGACGGCGAGGTGCTGGTCGGCCCCGGGTACCGGACGCATGACGGTCCGCTCCCGGTCGTGCCGATCAAGGACGCCGCGGATCTCTGGTCGGCGCCGCTGAACAAGGTGTACGTCCAGCACCCGACGCTCTCCGACGACGAGCTCGCCGCGGTGGCCGCGCAGGTCGCCGGTGGCCTGGTCGGCGTCACGATGGCGGGCGCGGGCATCGTGGAACTTCTCCCCCTCGGCCTCTCCAAGGCGACCGGGCTCTCCCTCGCCGCCCGTCGCCTCGGCGTACGGGCCGCGGACACCATCGCCTTCGGCGACATGCCCAACGACATCCCGATGTTCGCCTGGGCGGCGCGTGGCGTGGCGATGGCGGGCGCCCACGAGGAACTCAAGGCGGTCGCGGACGAGGTGACGTCCTCGAACGACGAGGACGGCATCGCGGTGGTGCTGGAACGGTTGCTGGGCTGA
- the serS gene encoding serine--tRNA ligase, whose translation MIDLRLLREDPDRVRASQRARGEDVALVDSLLSADERRRSSGVRFDELRSEQKALGKLIPKASGDEKAGLLKKAGELAAAVKAADAEQHETDEETKRLLLQLGNLVHPDVPVGGEEDFVVLETHGTIRDFGAEGFEPKDHLELGEALGAIDVERGAKVSGSRFYYLTGVGALLELALVNAAIAQATEAGFIPMLTPALVRPRAMEGTGFLGQAAENVYHLEKDDYYLVGTSEVPLAAYHMDEILDADQLPMRYAGFSPCFRREAGTYGKDTRGIFRVHQFDKVEMFSYVAPEDAENEHQRLLEWEKQWLTGLELPFQVIDVASGDLGSSASRKFDCEAWIPTQGKYRELTSASNCDGFQARRLSVRMRDGKKVQPLSTLNGTLCAVPRTIVAILENHQLSDGSVRVPEVLRPYLGGREVLEPISK comes from the coding sequence GTGATTGACCTTCGCCTGCTCCGTGAGGACCCCGACCGTGTGCGTGCGTCGCAGCGCGCCCGTGGAGAGGACGTCGCGCTCGTCGACTCCCTCCTCTCCGCCGACGAGCGGCGCAGGTCGTCCGGCGTCCGCTTCGACGAACTCCGTTCCGAGCAGAAAGCGCTCGGCAAGCTGATCCCGAAGGCCTCCGGTGACGAGAAGGCCGGGCTGCTGAAGAAGGCCGGCGAACTCGCCGCCGCCGTCAAGGCCGCCGACGCCGAGCAGCACGAGACGGACGAGGAGACCAAGCGGCTCCTCCTGCAGCTCGGCAACCTGGTCCACCCGGACGTCCCGGTCGGCGGCGAGGAGGACTTCGTCGTCCTCGAGACGCACGGCACGATCCGTGACTTCGGCGCCGAGGGCTTCGAGCCCAAGGACCACCTGGAGCTCGGCGAGGCGCTCGGCGCCATCGACGTCGAGCGGGGCGCCAAGGTGTCCGGCTCGCGCTTCTACTACCTCACCGGCGTCGGCGCCCTCCTGGAGCTCGCCCTCGTCAACGCGGCCATCGCGCAGGCCACCGAAGCAGGCTTCATCCCGATGCTCACCCCCGCGCTGGTCCGCCCGCGCGCCATGGAGGGCACCGGCTTCCTCGGCCAGGCCGCGGAGAACGTGTACCACCTGGAGAAGGACGACTACTACCTGGTCGGCACCTCCGAGGTCCCGCTCGCGGCGTACCACATGGACGAGATCCTCGACGCCGACCAACTGCCCATGCGGTACGCCGGCTTCTCGCCGTGCTTCCGCCGCGAGGCCGGCACCTACGGCAAGGACACCCGCGGCATCTTCCGCGTGCACCAGTTCGACAAGGTCGAGATGTTCTCGTACGTGGCCCCCGAGGACGCGGAGAACGAGCACCAGCGGCTCCTGGAGTGGGAGAAGCAGTGGCTGACCGGCCTCGAACTGCCCTTCCAGGTGATCGACGTGGCCTCGGGCGACCTCGGCTCCTCCGCCTCCCGCAAGTTCGACTGCGAGGCGTGGATCCCGACCCAGGGCAAGTACCGCGAGCTGACCTCGGCCTCGAACTGTGACGGCTTCCAGGCCCGCCGGCTGTCCGTACGCATGCGCGACGGCAAGAAGGTGCAGCCGCTCTCCACGCTGAACGGCACCCTGTGCGCCGTACCGCGCACGATCGTGGCGATCCTGGAGAACCACCAGCTGTCCGACGGCTCCGTGCGGGTGCCCGAGGTGCTGCGCCCCTACCTCGGCGGGCGTGAGGTCCTGGAGCCGATCTCCAAGTGA
- the pheA gene encoding prephenate dehydratase, which produces MSASYAYLGPEGTFTEVALRTLPETATRELVPMVSVPAALDAVRNGEVEAAFVPIENSVEGGITTTLDELVAGRPLMIYREVLLSITFALLVRPGTKLSEIKTVTAHPAAQPQVRNWLRNNLPDVLWESAASNADGARLVQEGRYDAAFAGEFAAARYGLVALETEIHDAENAQTRFVLVGRPARPAAPTGADKTSVVVWQRDDHPGALLELLQEFAVRGVNLMLLQSRPTGEGIGNYCFAIDAEGHISDRRVGEALMGLKRVYPQVRFLGSYPRAEVDPKEVRPPRAGMSDSEFSAASDWLARCQDGRF; this is translated from the coding sequence ATGTCAGCCAGCTATGCGTATCTCGGTCCTGAAGGCACCTTCACCGAAGTCGCCCTGCGCACTCTCCCGGAGACCGCCACCCGCGAGCTCGTCCCCATGGTGTCGGTCCCCGCGGCACTGGACGCGGTACGCAACGGCGAGGTGGAGGCCGCCTTCGTCCCGATCGAGAACTCGGTGGAGGGCGGCATCACCACGACCCTCGACGAGCTGGTCGCGGGCAGGCCGCTGATGATCTACCGCGAGGTGCTGCTGTCGATCACCTTCGCCCTGCTGGTCAGGCCCGGCACCAAGCTGTCGGAGATCAAGACGGTGACCGCGCACCCCGCCGCGCAGCCACAGGTGCGCAACTGGCTGCGGAACAACCTGCCGGACGTCCTGTGGGAGTCCGCGGCCTCGAACGCGGACGGCGCGCGTCTCGTACAGGAGGGCCGTTACGACGCGGCCTTCGCGGGCGAGTTCGCGGCGGCCAGGTACGGACTCGTGGCGCTGGAGACCGAGATCCACGACGCGGAGAACGCGCAGACGCGCTTCGTGCTGGTGGGACGACCCGCCCGGCCCGCGGCACCGACCGGAGCGGACAAGACGTCCGTGGTCGTCTGGCAGCGCGACGACCACCCGGGTGCCCTCCTCGAACTGCTCCAGGAGTTCGCGGTGCGCGGGGTCAACCTGATGCTGCTGCAGTCCCGGCCGACCGGGGAGGGCATCGGCAACTACTGCTTCGCCATCGACGCCGAGGGACACATCTCGGACCGCCGGGTGGGCGAGGCGCTCATGGGACTCAAGCGGGTCTACCCACAGGTGCGTTTCCTCGGTTCGTACCCGCGTGCGGAAGTCGACCCCAAGGAGGTGCGCCCTCCTCGGGCGGGCATGTCGGACAGCGAGTTCTCCGCCGCTTCGGACTGGCTCGCACGCTGCCAGGACGGCCGGTTCTGA
- the efeB gene encoding iron uptake transporter deferrochelatase/peroxidase subunit — translation MADQSKASSTRGTAGRQDTLDQSPPQGPKGAFSRRRLLGTAGAGGLALGAAGGAAGYAVAPTADRSAPLTSLGADTVMFHGKHQPGITTPLQARGHLVAFDLTPGAGRKEAAALLRRWSTTAQRLMAGEAAAHEDTDVARDAGPSSLTVTFGFGHSFFARTGLEKQRPVALDPLPDFSSDHLDRTRSDGDLWVQIGADDALVAFHALRAVQKDADGAARVRWQMNGFNRSPGATSRPMTARNLMGQIDGTRNPKPSEPDFDQRVFVPASGDPAWMRDGSYAVVRRIRMLLDDWEKLSVGAQEDVIGRKKATGAPLSGGSETTAMDLDKTDASGDLVVPVNAHARITRPDQNGGAALLRRPFSFHDGFGPDGVPDAGLLFVCWQADPLRGFVPVQRKLDRGDALSAFIRHEASGLFAVPGGAAPGEYVGQRLLEG, via the coding sequence ATGGCTGACCAGTCCAAGGCCTCTTCCACGAGGGGCACCGCCGGCCGGCAGGACACCCTTGACCAATCCCCTCCTCAGGGGCCCAAGGGGGCCTTCTCCCGGCGCCGGCTGCTCGGCACCGCCGGTGCCGGCGGGCTCGCGCTGGGCGCGGCCGGCGGCGCCGCCGGATACGCGGTGGCGCCCACGGCCGACCGGTCCGCGCCCCTGACCTCGCTGGGCGCGGACACGGTGATGTTTCACGGGAAACATCAGCCCGGCATCACCACCCCGCTCCAGGCCCGCGGCCATCTCGTCGCCTTCGATCTGACCCCCGGCGCGGGCCGCAAGGAGGCCGCCGCGCTGTTGCGCCGCTGGTCGACGACGGCCCAGCGCCTGATGGCGGGCGAGGCGGCCGCGCACGAGGACACGGACGTCGCCCGCGACGCCGGCCCGTCGTCGCTGACGGTCACCTTCGGCTTCGGCCACAGCTTCTTCGCGCGTACGGGTCTGGAGAAGCAGCGCCCGGTCGCCCTCGACCCGCTGCCCGACTTCTCCTCCGACCACCTCGACAGGACACGCAGCGACGGCGACCTGTGGGTGCAGATCGGCGCGGACGACGCGCTGGTCGCCTTCCACGCCCTGCGCGCGGTCCAGAAGGACGCGGACGGCGCGGCCCGGGTGCGCTGGCAGATGAACGGCTTCAACCGCTCACCCGGTGCCACCTCCCGCCCCATGACGGCCCGCAATCTGATGGGCCAGATCGACGGCACGCGGAATCCGAAACCGTCCGAGCCCGACTTCGACCAGCGCGTCTTCGTACCCGCCTCCGGCGACCCGGCGTGGATGAGGGACGGCTCCTACGCCGTCGTACGCCGGATCCGCATGCTCCTCGACGACTGGGAGAAGCTCTCGGTCGGAGCCCAGGAGGACGTCATCGGGCGGAAGAAGGCGACCGGCGCGCCGTTGTCGGGGGGCTCCGAGACCACCGCGATGGACCTCGACAAGACCGACGCCTCGGGCGACCTGGTCGTCCCCGTCAACGCCCACGCCCGTATCACCCGGCCCGACCAGAACGGTGGCGCCGCCCTGCTGCGCCGCCCGTTCTCCTTCCACGACGGCTTCGGCCCGGACGGGGTGCCCGACGCGGGCCTGCTGTTCGTCTGCTGGCAGGCCGATCCGCTGCGCGGCTTCGTCCCGGTGCAGCGCAAGCTCGACCGGGGCGACGCCCTGTCCGCGTTCATCCGTCACGAGGCGAGCGGACTGTTCGCGGTGCCGGGCGGGGCGGCACCGGGGGAGTACGTGGGGCAGCGGCTGCTGGAGGGCTGA
- a CDS encoding copper resistance CopC/CopD family protein, translating to MRTLLLLFLAVTGAVLAGAAPVSAHAALTGSNPQQGAVVTQAPDQVALTFSEKVAMSDGAVRVLDPKGKRVDTGKPFETGGTTYGVKLHAGLPDGTFTVTYQVVSADSHPVSGAFTFSIGAPSQTSVALSDTAVGGGVVGTLYGIGRYVSYAGFILLVGGAAFVLLCWQRGAGVRAVQRLVVSGWLALTGATLALLLLRGSYVGSGRIGDIFDLSLLAEVLQTKSGAALVSRLLLLAAAALFIAVLFGAYARPGDAEATAEDAVGATADGAGASDDSTMTDGTATSTADTDTDTDTDTDDRADGAGRSRGAGRSVRVGRTQGAEGVAGAEVVADADRKDLTFGLAIGGAVVAAGLAASWAMAEHASTGIQADLAMPVDVLHLLAVAVWLGGLSTLLVVLFRAPAGEQIEAAAVRRFSRVAFGGVTVLAATGLYQSWRQVGSWSALTGTSYGRLLLVKVALVAVLVGIGWISRRWTAQLSEAPAVAPRLVEQRAAEKEPATVAAGSGDARRAAQLARQRTAVATTRQKRVRDADPVRTGLRRSVLAEAGVAIVLLAVTTVLTSTEPGRTEEEAKGATAAASQRSGPLSLKIPFDTGGEDGKGTVEVTLDPARVGANEMHVFVVRPNGKAFDVPEVKVAFTLEAKKIGPLPVTPDRIATGHWSAVGVQIPMAGDWKIAVTVRTSDIDQATVNKNAKIG from the coding sequence ATACGGACGCTGCTGCTGCTGTTCCTCGCCGTCACCGGCGCGGTCCTCGCCGGCGCCGCCCCGGTCTCCGCGCACGCCGCGCTGACCGGGAGCAACCCGCAGCAGGGAGCGGTGGTCACTCAGGCGCCCGACCAGGTCGCGCTCACCTTCTCCGAGAAGGTGGCGATGTCCGACGGCGCCGTGCGCGTGCTCGACCCCAAGGGCAAACGCGTCGACACCGGCAAACCGTTCGAGACGGGCGGCACCACCTACGGGGTGAAGCTGCACGCGGGACTGCCCGACGGGACGTTCACCGTGACCTACCAGGTGGTCTCGGCGGACAGCCACCCCGTGTCGGGCGCGTTCACCTTCTCCATCGGCGCGCCCTCGCAGACCTCCGTGGCACTGTCCGACACGGCGGTCGGCGGCGGAGTCGTCGGAACGCTCTACGGCATCGGGCGCTACGTCTCGTACGCCGGTTTCATCCTGCTGGTCGGCGGCGCGGCCTTCGTGCTCCTCTGCTGGCAGCGGGGTGCCGGGGTCCGCGCGGTCCAGCGGCTCGTGGTCTCCGGGTGGCTCGCGCTGACCGGTGCCACGCTCGCCCTGCTGCTCCTGCGCGGCTCCTACGTCGGCTCCGGCAGGATCGGCGACATCTTCGACCTGTCGCTGCTCGCCGAGGTGCTGCAGACCAAGTCGGGCGCCGCGCTGGTCTCCCGACTGCTGCTGCTCGCCGCGGCGGCACTGTTCATCGCGGTGCTCTTCGGCGCGTACGCACGCCCGGGCGACGCCGAAGCCACCGCCGAGGACGCCGTGGGTGCCACGGCCGACGGCGCCGGGGCCTCCGACGACAGCACCATGACCGACGGCACGGCCACGTCCACGGCCGACACCGACACCGACACCGACACCGACACCGACGATCGCGCCGATGGTGCCGGTCGTTCCCGGGGAGCGGGCCGTTCCGTGCGGGTCGGCCGCACCCAGGGTGCGGAGGGCGTCGCGGGCGCGGAGGTCGTCGCGGATGCCGACAGGAAGGACCTCACCTTCGGGCTCGCGATCGGCGGCGCCGTCGTCGCGGCGGGTCTGGCCGCGAGCTGGGCGATGGCCGAGCACGCCTCGACCGGCATCCAGGCCGACCTCGCGATGCCCGTCGACGTCCTGCACCTGCTGGCGGTGGCCGTCTGGCTGGGCGGGCTGTCGACACTGCTCGTGGTCCTGTTCAGGGCACCCGCCGGGGAACAGATCGAAGCCGCGGCCGTGCGGCGCTTCTCCCGCGTCGCGTTCGGCGGCGTGACCGTGCTGGCCGCGACCGGCCTCTACCAGTCGTGGCGCCAGGTCGGGTCCTGGTCGGCGCTCACCGGCACCTCGTACGGCCGGCTGCTGCTCGTCAAGGTCGCCCTGGTGGCGGTGCTCGTCGGCATCGGCTGGATCTCGCGCCGCTGGACGGCACAGCTGTCCGAGGCACCGGCCGTGGCGCCCCGACTGGTGGAGCAGCGCGCCGCGGAGAAGGAACCCGCGACGGTGGCCGCCGGCTCCGGGGACGCGCGCCGCGCCGCCCAACTGGCCCGGCAGCGGACCGCCGTGGCCACCACGCGGCAGAAGCGCGTCCGCGACGCCGATCCGGTCCGTACGGGTCTGCGCCGTTCGGTGCTCGCCGAGGCGGGCGTCGCGATCGTCCTGCTGGCGGTGACGACCGTGCTGACGTCCACCGAGCCGGGACGTACCGAGGAGGAGGCCAAGGGAGCCACCGCGGCCGCCTCCCAGCGGTCCGGGCCGCTCTCCCTGAAGATCCCGTTCGACACCGGCGGTGAGGACGGCAAGGGCACCGTGGAGGTCACCCTCGACCCGGCCCGCGTCGGCGCCAACGAGATGCACGTCTTCGTCGTACGGCCGAACGGCAAGGCCTTCGACGTCCCCGAGGTCAAGGTCGCCTTCACCCTGGAGGCGAAGAAGATCGGGCCGCTGCCCGTGACCCCCGACCGCATCGCCACCGGCCACTGGTCGGCTGTCGGTGTGCAGATCCCCATGGCGGGCGACTGGAAGATCGCGGTGACCGTGCGCACCTCCGACATCGACCAGGCGACCGTGAACAAGAACGCGAAGATCGGCTGA
- a CDS encoding copper chaperone PCu(A)C, translated as MRRPMGAAALTAAALALALALAGCGSDDSASSASSASSKPELTVTGAYMPAPVADTMAAGFFTVTNSGGTDTLTSVTSDLSDDVTLHSTKGGAMEEEKSFAIPADGTLAFASGGNHLMFEKLTHRPREGEKVSLTLHFARTGTVKVSMPVKSATYNPKTGH; from the coding sequence GTGAGGCGACCCATGGGAGCCGCGGCGCTGACGGCCGCGGCGCTGGCACTGGCACTGGCACTGGCGGGCTGCGGCTCGGACGATTCCGCGTCCTCCGCGTCCTCCGCGTCCTCCAAGCCCGAACTGACGGTCACCGGGGCCTACATGCCCGCCCCCGTGGCGGACACCATGGCGGCCGGGTTCTTCACCGTCACCAACTCGGGTGGCACCGACACGCTCACCTCGGTCACCAGCGACCTCTCCGACGACGTCACGCTGCACTCCACCAAGGGCGGCGCGATGGAGGAGGAGAAGTCGTTCGCGATACCCGCGGACGGCACGCTCGCCTTCGCGAGCGGCGGCAACCACCTCATGTTCGAAAAGCTCACCCACAGACCGAGGGAGGGCGAGAAGGTGTCGCTGACGCTCCACTTCGCCAGGACCGGCACGGTGAAGGTCTCCATGCCGGTCAAGTCCGCGACGTACAACCCGAAGACCGGGCACTGA
- a CDS encoding SCO family protein, with protein MRKKTYAAAALFAAAALSLSACGSGDGGSKPIADVSAEAGSGRAATVLDNPFEKPDLVLTDTHGKKYDFLAETKGRPTLIYFGYTHCPDVCPTTMSNLAVARKQLPKAEQDALRVVFVTTDPGRDTPAALGKWLKGIDPDFTGLTGDFATVQAGARTLGITIEPTTKDKDGKLVSVHGTQVIAFSPKTDKGYVLYSEAATVDDYTKDLPKLIKGENP; from the coding sequence ATGCGCAAGAAGACGTATGCCGCCGCCGCCCTGTTCGCCGCCGCCGCACTGAGCCTCTCCGCCTGCGGCAGCGGTGACGGCGGCAGCAAGCCGATCGCCGACGTGTCCGCCGAAGCCGGATCCGGCCGGGCCGCGACGGTCCTCGACAATCCGTTCGAGAAACCGGATCTCGTCCTCACCGACACCCACGGCAAGAAGTACGACTTCCTCGCGGAGACCAAGGGTCGCCCGACGTTGATCTACTTCGGTTACACCCACTGCCCCGACGTCTGCCCCACGACGATGAGCAACCTCGCCGTCGCCAGGAAGCAGCTCCCCAAGGCCGAGCAGGACGCGCTCCGCGTCGTGTTCGTCACCACCGACCCGGGACGTGACACCCCCGCCGCGCTCGGCAAATGGCTCAAGGGGATCGACCCCGACTTCACCGGCCTGACCGGCGACTTCGCCACCGTCCAGGCCGGCGCCCGGACCCTCGGCATCACCATCGAGCCGACCACCAAGGACAAGGACGGCAAGCTCGTCTCCGTGCACGGCACCCAGGTCATCGCGTTCTCGCCGAAGACCGACAAGGGCTATGTGCTGTACAGCGAGGCCGCCACCGTCGACGACTACACCAAGGACCTCCCCAAGCTGATCAAGGGGGAGAACCCGTGA
- a CDS encoding YcnI family copper-binding membrane protein: MKASRIAAAGAVAASAVLALSVPAFAHVSVQPEGPAAKGGYAVVDFKVPNERDDSATTKVEVNLPADHPLASVMPQPLEGWSVKITKSKLAKPLTIHGEKISEAVSKVTWTATGKGIEPGFFQKFPLSVGQLPEDADALVFKAIQTYDNNEVVRWIEPQKEGAEEPENPAPVLALSAASEDGHHGSSAAEDASDTSRPAAKDTASASSSSSSSSDTDTTARVLGVVGIVVGVAGVAYGVVAGRRRVGA; this comes from the coding sequence ATGAAGGCTTCCCGTATCGCCGCCGCCGGTGCCGTCGCCGCCTCGGCCGTTCTCGCCCTGTCCGTCCCGGCCTTCGCGCACGTCAGCGTCCAGCCGGAGGGCCCCGCCGCCAAGGGCGGGTACGCCGTCGTCGACTTCAAGGTCCCCAACGAACGTGACGACTCCGCGACCACCAAGGTCGAGGTGAACCTCCCCGCCGATCACCCGCTCGCGTCCGTCATGCCGCAGCCGCTCGAGGGCTGGTCCGTGAAGATCACCAAGAGCAAGCTGGCCAAGCCGCTCACGATCCACGGCGAGAAGATCTCCGAGGCCGTCTCCAAGGTGACCTGGACCGCCACCGGCAAGGGCATCGAGCCGGGCTTCTTCCAGAAGTTCCCGCTCTCCGTGGGCCAGCTGCCCGAGGACGCCGACGCGTTGGTCTTCAAGGCGATCCAGACGTACGACAACAACGAGGTCGTACGCTGGATCGAGCCGCAGAAGGAGGGTGCGGAGGAGCCCGAGAACCCGGCTCCGGTCCTCGCCCTCTCCGCCGCCTCCGAGGACGGCCACCACGGCTCCAGCGCCGCCGAGGACGCCTCCGACACCTCCCGTCCGGCCGCCAAGGACACCGCCTCGGCCTCCTCCTCCTCCTCCTCCTCCTCCGACACGGACACCACGGCCCGCGTGCTGGGCGTCGTGGGCATCGTCGTCGGCGTCGCGGGCGTGGCGTACGGCGTGGTGGCCGGCCGCCGGCGCGTCGGCGCCTGA
- a CDS encoding ATP-binding protein, whose protein sequence is MSIWWSLHLRREAASVPLARRLLLGTMESAGVDPDVSYDLSVALTEACANAVEHGGGTAHGASTEAYRVTAYLDGEKCRIEVADSGPGFPSGRARPPFRPARADAEHGRGLCLIQELADHVRFDNEPERGGAVVSFDKVLKWREDAPLMAV, encoded by the coding sequence ATGAGCATCTGGTGGTCACTCCATCTGAGGCGTGAGGCCGCGAGCGTTCCGCTCGCCAGACGGCTGCTGCTCGGCACGATGGAGTCGGCGGGCGTCGACCCCGACGTGTCGTACGACCTCTCCGTCGCGCTCACGGAGGCCTGCGCCAACGCCGTCGAGCACGGCGGCGGCACCGCGCACGGCGCCTCCACCGAGGCGTACCGGGTCACCGCCTACCTCGACGGCGAGAAGTGCCGCATCGAAGTCGCCGACTCCGGCCCCGGATTCCCCTCGGGGCGCGCCCGCCCGCCGTTCCGTCCGGCCCGCGCCGACGCCGAGCACGGGCGGGGGCTGTGCCTGATCCAGGAGCTCGCCGATCATGTCCGGTTCGACAACGAACCGGAGCGGGGCGGCGCGGTGGTCAGCTTCGACAAGGTCCTCAAGTGGCGGGAAGACGCGCCTTTGATGGCCGTCTGA